In Acidianus brierleyi, one genomic interval encodes:
- the dph2 gene encoding diphthamide biosynthesis enzyme Dph2, producing MSYFFDYDRVIEEIEKRGAKKVLLQFPEGLKYFSTEIVEKIQSKMPNVELIISGEPSWGACDVAEDEANIINADLIIHFGHTPYTWYYPKFPTVFINAESRIEINGEQISELKEILKQYDAKSVALTSTIQHHNVLNKIKENLREFEVIIGNPSNPFMFPGQILGCDYKAATSVNADVYVNVSGGEFHVIGLGLATMKPTIKLDPYTMKVEDMTNEVNRILKIRYSKILKAMDARNWVIIQGVKVGQNRPLMVKYFEKKLKERNNNVFIVTNKVLNIDNLRNIDRSYIDAYIVTSCPRLPTDDLFEFEKPVLTPGEAKMIIINKLEPYIFPW from the coding sequence GTGAGTTATTTTTTTGATTACGACAGAGTTATAGAAGAAATTGAAAAAAGAGGAGCTAAAAAGGTTCTTTTACAATTTCCTGAAGGTTTAAAATATTTTTCTACTGAAATAGTTGAGAAAATTCAATCTAAAATGCCAAATGTTGAATTAATAATATCTGGAGAGCCTAGCTGGGGAGCCTGCGACGTAGCTGAGGACGAAGCTAATATAATCAATGCAGATTTAATAATTCACTTTGGACATACTCCGTATACTTGGTATTATCCAAAGTTTCCTACAGTTTTTATAAATGCTGAAAGTAGAATTGAGATAAATGGAGAACAAATTTCTGAATTAAAAGAAATTCTAAAACAATACGACGCTAAGTCTGTAGCACTAACGTCCACAATACAACACCATAATGTTCTAAACAAAATAAAGGAAAACCTTAGGGAATTTGAAGTAATAATTGGAAATCCCTCAAATCCTTTCATGTTTCCCGGTCAGATATTGGGATGTGACTATAAAGCAGCCACTTCTGTTAATGCCGACGTATATGTAAATGTGTCTGGAGGAGAATTTCATGTTATAGGTCTTGGTCTAGCAACTATGAAACCTACCATCAAGTTGGATCCATACACAATGAAAGTAGAGGACATGACTAATGAAGTTAACAGAATTTTGAAAATAAGATATTCGAAAATATTAAAGGCTATGGACGCAAGAAATTGGGTAATAATACAAGGTGTAAAAGTGGGCCAAAATAGGCCCTTAATGGTAAAGTATTTTGAGAAAAAGCTAAAGGAGAGAAATAATAACGTCTTTATTGTAACAAATAAGGTATTAAATATAGATAACTTAAGAAATATAGATAGAAGTTACATAGATGCTTATATAGTAACTTCTTGTCCAAGGCTTCCAACAGATGATCTATTTGAGTTCGAAAAACCGGTCTTAACACCTGGAGAAGCAAAAATGATTATAATCAATAAATTAGAACCATATATATTCCCGTGGTAA
- a CDS encoding exosome complex RNA-binding protein Csl4, translating into MRGQGDFVYPGEEIAVIEEFSAGENTYEDNGQVRASSLGKVFYDMINRRSNILSVKRPILLNLKKAKYVYGTVTLVKEDSATVSINSIEERFISPSITGYLHISQISNKYLEKITDGIKLGDIIKARPLSISIPLPLTLKGKDLGVVLAQCSICGTLMIKTDEEHLKCPNCGNIEKRKLGNYAVKKVGN; encoded by the coding sequence ATGAGAGGACAAGGAGACTTTGTTTACCCTGGAGAGGAAATCGCAGTAATAGAAGAATTCTCTGCAGGAGAAAATACATATGAAGATAATGGGCAAGTAAGAGCTTCGTCATTGGGTAAAGTTTTTTATGATATGATTAATAGAAGGAGTAATATTTTATCAGTAAAAAGGCCTATATTATTAAATCTCAAAAAGGCAAAATATGTATATGGAACAGTTACACTAGTAAAAGAAGATTCTGCTACAGTTTCTATAAACAGCATAGAAGAAAGATTCATAAGTCCATCAATAACTGGATATCTTCATATTTCACAAATTTCTAATAAATACTTAGAAAAAATAACCGACGGTATAAAATTAGGTGATATTATTAAAGCTAGACCATTATCTATCTCAATACCTCTTCCCTTAACATTAAAAGGAAAAGATTTAGGAGTTGTACTAGCTCAGTGCTCAATTTGTGGAACGTTAATGATAAAAACAGACGAAGAACATTTAAAGTGTCCTAACTGTGGTAATATAGAAAAAAGAAAACTTGGTAACTATGCGGTGAAAAAAGTTGGAAATTAA
- a CDS encoding 50S ribosomal protein L16 → MPLRPGRCYRHFSGPAYTRKEYIPGVPQPKITKFTMGDPNKDYDYVIKLITKQIGQIRHNSLEAARVIALKQISSAIGNETDFFIWVLKYPHHVIRENKMMAFAGADRLQDGMRLSFGKPIGTAARIEKLGEVIMLLKVKKEHLEIAKHAFKVAQSKLPLDTEIVVERIQKGA, encoded by the coding sequence ATGCCATTAAGACCAGGTAGGTGTTACAGACATTTTTCAGGCCCAGCTTATACTAGAAAAGAGTATATACCGGGTGTACCTCAACCAAAGATAACTAAATTCACAATGGGAGATCCAAATAAGGATTATGATTATGTGATAAAATTAATAACGAAACAAATTGGTCAAATAAGACATAATTCACTCGAAGCAGCTAGAGTTATAGCATTAAAACAGATTTCAAGCGCTATAGGAAACGAAACAGATTTCTTCATATGGGTATTAAAGTATCCCCATCATGTAATCAGAGAAAATAAAATGATGGCTTTTGCTGGAGCAGATAGATTACAAGATGGAATGAGACTATCTTTTGGAAAACCTATAGGAACAGCAGCAAGAATTGAAAAATTAGGAGAAGTAATAATGCTATTAAAAGTAAAGAAAGAACACTTAGAGATTGCTAAACACGCATTTAAAGTTGCTCAATCAAAACTTCCTCTTGATACTGAAATAGTAGTAGAGCGTATACAAAAAGGTGCATAA
- a CDS encoding KEOPS complex subunit Pcc1, translated as MISKIKIKYNTENSEEIYRSIKVDNIDLPDGMKINVNKGDNYIEIYIEMEIKSSKDILTLRNTADEILAHIEVIEKVISNVNS; from the coding sequence TTGATATCAAAGATAAAAATTAAGTACAATACGGAGAATTCAGAGGAAATATATAGAAGTATAAAAGTAGATAACATAGATCTTCCTGATGGCATGAAAATTAACGTTAATAAAGGAGATAATTATATAGAAATCTATATAGAGATGGAGATAAAATCTTCCAAAGACATTTTAACTCTTCGTAACACTGCAGATGAAATATTAGCACATATAGAAGTTATAGAAAAAGTAATTAGTAACGTTAATTCTTGA